Proteins from a genomic interval of Pseudomonas silesiensis:
- a CDS encoding helix-turn-helix transcriptional regulator has protein sequence MQDGVLTPEVLASLGLDLTRYNELVGEIYDGALDPKLMANALRSFLKLYEANYVTLILRVPDQPDTGVMILVGDREGAGDVCYMTYPQTNTPFANQPLDKVFTVDDIMSSTEWEHSAYFKAFCGPNDVYHVMCADISTPDGGKLRFRATRPKHAPNFCANERALCASFLPHLRRASQLHNLLDRSESLSGLYSQAISRLSVATLVLDESGSVLQINPVAEEILARSDGLKLVGGRLEATYPSDNRELQRLIRGAFCPDAPKSAEAMSVTRPSGLVNLGVVVESIPSLDWAEEKGQPTALVYIRDASSKSLASEVVTKQLFNLTKAETALAMELANGLSLEEAAEALNIRRNTARAHLRSIFSKTGVRRQTELVRIMLNSVVALGKPKLVLKMGEKIKVPPLKLAVPIYRQA, from the coding sequence ATGCAAGATGGTGTCCTGACCCCGGAAGTCCTGGCGAGCCTTGGCCTGGATCTCACGCGCTACAACGAGTTGGTGGGCGAGATCTACGACGGCGCCCTGGATCCGAAACTGATGGCCAACGCCCTCAGAAGCTTTCTCAAACTCTACGAGGCCAACTACGTCACGCTGATCCTGCGGGTGCCGGACCAACCCGATACGGGCGTGATGATCCTCGTGGGCGATCGCGAAGGTGCCGGTGACGTCTGTTATATGACTTACCCGCAGACCAATACGCCGTTCGCCAACCAGCCACTGGACAAGGTGTTCACCGTCGATGACATCATGAGCTCCACGGAATGGGAACACAGCGCCTACTTCAAGGCGTTCTGCGGTCCCAACGATGTGTATCACGTGATGTGTGCGGACATTTCCACCCCGGACGGCGGCAAACTGCGCTTTCGCGCCACCCGCCCGAAACATGCCCCCAACTTCTGCGCCAACGAGCGGGCGCTGTGCGCCAGTTTCCTGCCACACCTGCGCCGCGCCTCGCAATTGCATAACCTGCTGGACCGCAGCGAATCGCTGAGCGGGCTGTATTCCCAGGCCATCAGCCGGTTATCGGTGGCGACCCTGGTGCTCGACGAGAGCGGCAGCGTATTGCAGATCAACCCGGTGGCCGAGGAAATTCTCGCCCGTTCCGATGGCCTGAAACTGGTGGGCGGACGCCTGGAGGCGACCTATCCAAGTGACAACCGTGAACTGCAACGCTTGATTCGCGGCGCGTTCTGCCCGGATGCGCCGAAAAGTGCCGAGGCCATGTCGGTGACGCGGCCTTCAGGTCTGGTCAACCTCGGTGTGGTGGTCGAATCCATTCCGTCCCTGGACTGGGCCGAGGAGAAGGGCCAACCGACGGCGTTGGTGTACATCCGCGATGCGTCGAGCAAATCCCTGGCCAGCGAAGTGGTGACCAAGCAGCTGTTCAACCTGACCAAGGCCGAAACCGCCCTGGCCATGGAACTGGCCAACGGCCTGTCCCTGGAAGAAGCTGCCGAGGCCCTCAATATCCGGCGTAACACCGCGCGGGCACACTTGCGCTCGATCTTCTCCAAGACCGGCGTGCGACGCCAGACCGAGCTGGTGCGCATCATGCTCAACAGCGTGGTGGCCTTGGGTAAACCCAAGCTGGTGTTGAAGATGGGTGAGAAAATCAAGGTGCCGCCGCTAAAACTGGCCGTGCCTATCTATCGCCAGGCCTGA
- a CDS encoding fumarylacetoacetate hydrolase family protein, which translates to MDTHLINALGDELFNALRGRQTLPPLTRRYPQITLEQAYRISLHFLQRREALGERVIGKKIGVTSRAVQEMLDVHQPDFGFLTDAMQVEDGSDVSLARHNLIQPRAEGEIAFILAEDLQGPGISAEDVLAASQWVVPCFEIVDSRIDDWQIRIQDTVADNASCGVFALGTQRIDPRSLDLAAVHMQLLKNGQPAGSGLGSAVQGHPCAAVAWLANTLGELGIPFRRGEIILSGALAPLVPVVAGDRISLSMTGLGETSLRFVP; encoded by the coding sequence ATGGACACCCATTTGATCAATGCGCTCGGCGACGAGTTGTTCAACGCCCTGCGCGGTCGCCAGACGCTGCCCCCCCTGACCCGCCGTTATCCGCAGATCACCCTGGAGCAGGCCTACCGGATCTCCCTGCACTTCCTGCAACGCCGCGAAGCCCTTGGCGAGCGGGTGATCGGCAAGAAAATCGGGGTCACCAGCCGCGCCGTGCAGGAAATGCTCGATGTCCACCAACCGGACTTCGGGTTCCTCACCGACGCCATGCAGGTCGAGGATGGCAGCGATGTCAGCCTGGCCCGCCATAACCTGATCCAGCCACGGGCCGAAGGTGAAATCGCCTTTATCCTCGCCGAAGACCTGCAAGGCCCGGGCATCAGCGCCGAGGACGTGCTGGCCGCCAGCCAATGGGTCGTGCCGTGCTTCGAGATCGTCGATTCGCGGATCGACGACTGGCAGATCCGCATCCAGGACACCGTGGCCGACAACGCGTCCTGCGGCGTATTCGCCCTCGGCACCCAGCGCATCGACCCGCGTTCACTGGACCTGGCCGCGGTGCACATGCAACTGCTGAAAAACGGCCAGCCGGCAGGCTCGGGCCTGGGCTCGGCGGTGCAAGGCCATCCCTGCGCGGCCGTGGCCTGGCTGGCCAATACCCTGGGCGAACTGGGCATCCCGTTCCGCCGTGGCGAAATCATTCTTTCCGGTGCGCTGGCGCCGCTGGTGCCAGTGGTCGCCGGCGACCGCATCAGCCTGTCCATGACCGGGCTGGGCGAAACCAGCCTGCGCTTTGTCCCGTGA
- a CDS encoding acyl-CoA dehydrogenase family protein, with translation MHSMREKTQDERDLLERARSLVPALKARTAQADKDQKVPVESIVELQAAGLLRALQPKAFGGYEVDPRTFFEIQTILAEGCMSTAWIYGVMGVHPWQLARYPIEAQREVWADDHSTLICSTYMPAAKVTVVEGGYRISGRWGFSSGSEHCQWVLLGGILPPDGELAAEHGTFLLPQRDYLIERNWDVLGLRGTGSHDIVVEDVFVPAHRVQRTNNWTLEATPGRLVNTNPIYAIPFAQVFSRAVSTSAIGALQGAINEFRDNAAKHIGKHGARTADDPVAQTAVAEAMITVDSLRLVLERNYEHLMSLARAGEYPDTETRLLYRYQSAYVTNICAERANDLLRSMAASGLYNTNPVARLFRDLHQARGHIANNYMAYGRSYGAVMLGLPNPDPYV, from the coding sequence ATGCACAGCATGCGAGAAAAGACCCAGGACGAACGTGATCTGCTGGAACGTGCGCGCAGCCTGGTGCCGGCACTCAAGGCGCGCACGGCGCAGGCCGACAAGGATCAGAAGGTACCGGTGGAGAGCATCGTCGAGTTGCAGGCCGCCGGTTTGCTGCGGGCCTTGCAGCCAAAGGCGTTCGGTGGTTATGAAGTGGACCCGCGAACCTTCTTCGAAATCCAGACCATCCTCGCCGAGGGTTGCATGTCCACGGCCTGGATCTACGGCGTGATGGGGGTTCACCCCTGGCAGCTGGCACGTTATCCGATCGAAGCACAGCGTGAAGTCTGGGCCGATGACCACAGCACCCTGATCTGCTCGACTTATATGCCGGCGGCCAAGGTCACGGTGGTGGAAGGCGGTTACCGGATCAGCGGACGCTGGGGTTTCTCCAGCGGCAGCGAGCACTGCCAATGGGTGCTGTTGGGCGGCATCCTGCCACCCGATGGCGAACTGGCCGCCGAGCACGGCACCTTCCTGCTGCCACAACGCGACTATCTGATCGAGCGCAATTGGGACGTGCTGGGCCTGCGCGGCACCGGCAGCCATGACATCGTGGTCGAGGATGTATTCGTCCCGGCCCATCGCGTGCAACGCACCAATAACTGGACCCTTGAAGCGACGCCCGGGCGCCTGGTCAACACCAACCCGATCTACGCGATCCCCTTCGCCCAGGTGTTCTCGCGCGCTGTCTCGACCTCGGCCATCGGTGCCCTGCAAGGCGCGATCAACGAGTTCCGCGACAACGCCGCCAAACACATCGGCAAGCATGGCGCCCGTACCGCTGACGATCCGGTGGCGCAAACCGCTGTTGCCGAGGCGATGATCACCGTCGACAGCCTGCGCCTGGTGCTGGAGCGCAACTACGAGCACCTGATGAGCCTGGCCCGTGCCGGCGAATACCCGGACACCGAAACCCGCCTGCTGTATCGCTACCAGTCAGCCTATGTAACCAACATCTGCGCCGAGCGGGCCAACGATCTGCTGCGCAGCATGGCCGCCTCTGGCTTGTACAACACCAACCCGGTGGCGCGGCTGTTCCGCGACCTGCACCAGGCGCGTGGGCACATCGCCAACAACTACATGGCCTACGGGCGCAGCTACGGCGCGGTGATGCTGGGCCTGCCGAACCCGGACCCGTACGTCTGA
- a CDS encoding ferredoxin--NADP reductase produces MNNYLALRVARVIEETADARSLVFDVPEHLSEHFRYQPGQFLTLRVPFEDGWLPRCYSLSSTPLLGEPLRVTVKRVRDGRASNWLCGELQAGQTLEVLPPAGVFVPRSLDDDLLLFGGGSGVTPVLSILRSALLAGHGRILLIYANRDEASVIFRDELKALASAHPQRLQIVHWLDSVQGIPAVEQLAELARPFTDARAFICGPGPFMDAAVSALKSLGLPGGRVHVERFVSLPGEGELPLAASSEAAMAAQLSVRLDGEEHNLACDSGETVLAAMERAGLNPPSACRVGGCASCMCTLESGDIELLHNDALDSGELAEGWILACQAVPTSAHLRIRFPE; encoded by the coding sequence ATGAACAATTATCTTGCCCTGCGCGTGGCGCGAGTGATCGAGGAAACCGCTGATGCGCGTTCCCTGGTTTTCGACGTGCCGGAGCATTTGAGCGAACACTTTCGTTATCAACCCGGCCAGTTCCTGACCTTGCGAGTGCCCTTCGAGGACGGCTGGTTGCCGCGCTGTTATTCGTTGTCGAGCACGCCGTTGCTGGGCGAACCGCTGCGGGTGACGGTCAAGCGTGTGCGTGACGGCCGGGCCTCGAACTGGCTCTGCGGCGAGTTGCAGGCCGGTCAAACCCTGGAGGTGCTGCCGCCCGCCGGGGTGTTTGTGCCGCGCAGTCTGGACGACGACCTGCTGCTGTTCGGCGGGGGCAGCGGCGTGACGCCAGTGCTTTCAATCCTGCGGTCGGCGCTGTTGGCCGGCCACGGCAGGATTCTGTTGATCTACGCCAACCGCGATGAAGCCTCGGTGATTTTTCGCGACGAACTCAAGGCCCTGGCCAGCGCGCACCCGCAACGTCTGCAGATTGTCCACTGGCTCGATTCGGTGCAGGGCATTCCGGCCGTCGAGCAATTGGCTGAACTGGCGCGTCCGTTTACTGACGCCCGGGCCTTTATCTGCGGCCCCGGGCCGTTCATGGACGCGGCGGTCAGTGCACTGAAAAGCCTGGGCCTGCCCGGTGGTCGGGTCCATGTCGAACGCTTTGTCTCATTGCCCGGCGAAGGCGAACTCCCCCTGGCGGCCAGCAGTGAAGCGGCGATGGCTGCGCAGTTATCGGTGCGCCTGGATGGCGAGGAACACAACCTGGCCTGCGACAGCGGCGAAACCGTGCTGGCAGCGATGGAGCGTGCCGGCCTGAATCCGCCCAGCGCCTGCCGAGTGGGCGGCTGCGCCTCGTGCATGTGCACGCTGGAAAGTGGCGACATCGAACTGCTGCACAACGATGCGCTGGACAGCGGTGAACTGGCCGAAGGCTGGATCCTGGCCTGCCAGGCTGTGCCAACCAGCGCCCACTTGCGTATCCGTTTTCCCGAATGA
- a CDS encoding SDR family oxidoreductase — MPTTAITGSASGIGAAVSAAMRAAGHQVIGIDRSNAEVVADLSTPQGRDAAIAQVLELSGGVLDGLICCAGVGVTAPTCGLIPAVNYFGVSQLLDGLRGALAKGQQPAALVIGSVAATHSGADGQPMIDAMLAGNEDQAIALANALDQPHVAYAASKYAISHHARNLAMNWGKQGMRLNVVAPGAVETPLHQASLEDARFGQATRDFVAPLGRSGRPDELAAVVAFLQSPQASFVHGSVVFVDGGMDAMVRASRF, encoded by the coding sequence ATGCCAACTACAGCCATCACCGGGAGTGCCTCGGGAATCGGGGCCGCCGTATCCGCCGCCATGCGCGCCGCCGGGCACCAGGTCATCGGTATCGATCGCAGCAACGCCGAAGTGGTCGCGGACCTGTCCACCCCGCAGGGTCGTGACGCGGCCATCGCGCAAGTGCTTGAACTCAGCGGCGGGGTGCTCGACGGGCTGATCTGCTGCGCCGGGGTCGGTGTCACGGCGCCGACCTGCGGCCTGATCCCGGCGGTCAATTACTTTGGCGTCAGCCAGTTGCTCGACGGCCTGCGAGGGGCGTTGGCCAAGGGGCAACAACCGGCGGCGCTGGTGATCGGCTCGGTGGCGGCGACGCATTCGGGGGCCGACGGCCAGCCGATGATTGACGCGATGCTCGCAGGTAATGAAGATCAGGCGATCGCGTTGGCCAACGCCCTCGACCAGCCTCACGTTGCCTATGCCGCCTCTAAATACGCCATCAGTCACCATGCCCGCAACCTGGCCATGAACTGGGGCAAGCAGGGCATGCGCTTGAACGTGGTGGCGCCGGGCGCGGTTGAAACCCCGTTACACCAGGCTTCGCTGGAAGATGCACGGTTTGGCCAGGCGACCCGCGATTTCGTCGCGCCCCTGGGTCGCTCCGGTCGCCCGGATGAGCTCGCCGCAGTGGTCGCCTTCCTGCAATCGCCACAAGCATCGTTTGTCCATGGCAGCGTGGTGTTCGTCGATGGCGGTATGGACGCCATGGTCCGCGCCTCGCGCTTCTAA
- a CDS encoding glucose 1-dehydrogenase: MSILQRFQMHGSVAIVTGSGRGIGRAIALAYAEAGADVVCSARSLDEVEAVAEEVRGLGRRALAFACDVNDAEQRQALVRHSVEQMGRITHLVNNVGGGGPNDPLAMTPEQFAEVLNFNVATSYAFCQLCVPLMREAGGGNIINISSVAARYAQRHFSAYGTAKAALSHLTRLLAQDFAPQIRVNAVAPGPTLTEALNGVMPAAMREVMEANTPLKCLGTPQDIAAAALYLASPASAWVTGKIIDVDGGADSSVWPG, encoded by the coding sequence ATGAGTATTTTGCAGCGTTTCCAGATGCACGGCAGCGTCGCCATCGTCACCGGTAGCGGCCGCGGCATTGGTCGGGCGATTGCCTTGGCGTATGCCGAAGCCGGCGCCGATGTAGTGTGCTCGGCACGTTCGCTGGATGAAGTAGAGGCCGTGGCCGAAGAAGTTCGCGGTCTGGGCCGGCGCGCCCTGGCGTTCGCCTGTGACGTCAACGATGCCGAGCAACGCCAGGCACTGGTGCGCCACAGCGTTGAGCAAATGGGCCGTATCACGCATCTGGTCAACAACGTTGGCGGCGGCGGGCCCAACGATCCTCTGGCGATGACGCCTGAACAGTTCGCCGAGGTGCTGAACTTCAACGTCGCCACCAGCTACGCCTTCTGCCAGTTGTGCGTGCCGCTGATGCGCGAGGCCGGTGGCGGCAACATCATCAATATCAGCTCGGTGGCGGCGCGCTATGCCCAGCGCCATTTCAGCGCCTACGGCACGGCCAAGGCCGCCCTCAGCCATCTGACCCGCCTGCTGGCCCAGGACTTCGCGCCGCAGATCCGGGTCAACGCCGTCGCGCCCGGCCCTACCCTGACCGAAGCGCTGAACGGCGTGATGCCCGCCGCCATGCGCGAAGTCATGGAAGCCAACACCCCGCTCAAATGCCTGGGCACCCCGCAAGACATCGCCGCCGCCGCGCTGTACCTGGCCAGCCCCGCTTCGGCCTGGGTGACCGGCAAGATCATTGATGTCGATGGCGGCGCCGACTCGTCGGTCTGGCCCGGCTGA
- a CDS encoding efflux RND transporter permease subunit, with product MNQGKHWVTRCVETCADHLMAWRKGLLLSFVLVTLGLGYSATHTQLDPGFNKQIPVTHPYMVNFLKFSRYFTGANRLLVSVRWKGEGDIYNAQYLETLRKVTDDVFFISGVSRPSVTSLFTANVRYIEITEEGFFGDVVVPPRFSGTLEDLAQVRSNTAASGQVGRLVANDLKSAMVRADLQDTDPKTGQPVSYVDIAKRLEDIRAKYNSPDIEINIVGFAKLVGDVVEGLNTVIGFFVVAFVITGLLLWLYSRSLRLTVVALVVALLPVVWLLGLLPLLGLGIDPMSILVPFLIFSIGVSHAVQMTNAWKQDVLAGSTSREAARSAFCKIFIPGSLALLMNALGFAVIMLIDIPIVHELGVTACIGVMLMIITNKLMLPIIISYLRLEPALLRRAQSRPAGRHRLWWRLSALAEPGPALGVFAVSLLLLAAGAYKARDLAVGDIGAGAPELRADSRYNLDNSKIISSYSIGLDVMSVFVQVKGVEEGCLSPTVMRAVEAFDFRMRTVSGVQSIQSVADMGKRVIAGNNEGNPRWAAIPGSPRGLSQGARAYVPDDGLVTDGCQQMQILVFLADHEGSTVSHTIAEARRIIAEVSSPQVEFLLAGGNVGVMAASNEAVKRAEIIMLGALFGSVALFCWMTFLSIRAVLCILVPLAIVAILCNALMTMLGIGLKVATLPVMALGVGVGVDYGIYLYERIQHEMLRGSNLREAFYEAMCQRGTAAVFTAVTMSIGVCTWAFAPLKFQADMGVLLSFMFLVNVLGAIFLLPALAAWFNRGRPLVSERARQHPAPQGRFELKKSPAARDSQ from the coding sequence ATGAATCAAGGTAAACACTGGGTGACGCGCTGCGTCGAAACGTGCGCCGACCATCTGATGGCCTGGCGCAAGGGCCTGCTGCTGTCATTCGTGCTGGTGACGCTGGGCCTGGGCTACAGCGCCACCCACACGCAACTGGATCCGGGGTTCAACAAACAGATTCCGGTGACCCATCCCTACATGGTCAACTTTCTGAAGTTCAGCCGCTACTTCACCGGCGCTAACCGCCTCCTGGTCAGCGTGCGCTGGAAAGGCGAGGGTGACATCTATAACGCCCAGTACCTCGAGACCCTGCGCAAAGTCACCGACGACGTGTTTTTCATTTCCGGGGTCAGCCGCCCCAGCGTGACGTCACTGTTTACCGCCAATGTGCGCTACATCGAAATTACCGAGGAAGGTTTTTTTGGCGACGTGGTGGTGCCACCGCGCTTTAGCGGCACCCTCGAAGACCTGGCTCAGGTACGCAGCAACACGGCGGCCTCCGGACAGGTTGGCCGGCTGGTGGCCAATGACCTGAAGTCAGCCATGGTCCGCGCCGACCTGCAGGACACTGACCCCAAGACCGGCCAGCCAGTGTCCTATGTCGACATCGCCAAGCGCCTGGAAGATATCCGCGCCAAGTACAACAGTCCCGATATTGAGATCAACATCGTCGGCTTCGCCAAACTGGTGGGCGATGTGGTCGAAGGGCTGAACACGGTGATCGGCTTTTTTGTCGTCGCCTTCGTGATTACCGGGTTGCTGCTGTGGCTGTATTCCCGTTCCCTGCGCCTGACCGTGGTGGCGCTGGTGGTAGCGCTGCTGCCGGTGGTCTGGCTGCTGGGCCTGTTGCCGTTGCTGGGGTTGGGCATTGATCCGATGTCGATCCTGGTGCCGTTCCTGATCTTCTCCATCGGTGTGTCCCATGCGGTGCAGATGACCAACGCCTGGAAGCAGGATGTGCTGGCCGGCAGCACTTCCAGGGAAGCGGCGCGTTCGGCGTTCTGCAAGATTTTCATTCCCGGTTCCCTGGCCTTGTTGATGAACGCCCTGGGATTTGCGGTGATCATGTTGATCGACATTCCCATCGTCCACGAACTGGGGGTGACGGCCTGCATCGGCGTGATGCTGATGATCATCACCAACAAACTGATGCTGCCCATCATCATTTCCTACCTGCGCCTGGAACCTGCGCTATTGCGCCGGGCGCAATCACGTCCTGCGGGAAGGCATCGCCTGTGGTGGCGCTTGTCGGCGCTGGCCGAGCCAGGGCCAGCCCTCGGGGTATTCGCCGTCAGTCTGTTGCTGCTGGCGGCCGGGGCCTACAAGGCTCGCGACCTGGCGGTGGGCGATATCGGTGCAGGCGCGCCGGAGCTGCGGGCCGATTCTCGCTATAACCTGGACAACAGCAAGATCATCAGCAGCTACTCCATCGGACTCGATGTGATGTCGGTGTTCGTCCAGGTCAAGGGCGTCGAAGAAGGCTGCCTGTCGCCCACGGTGATGCGTGCGGTGGAAGCCTTCGATTTCCGCATGCGCACGGTCTCTGGCGTACAGTCGATCCAGAGCGTGGCGGACATGGGCAAGCGGGTGATCGCCGGCAATAACGAAGGCAATCCACGTTGGGCGGCGATTCCAGGATCACCCCGTGGCCTGAGTCAAGGTGCGCGGGCCTATGTGCCGGATGACGGATTGGTCACCGACGGTTGCCAACAGATGCAGATCCTGGTGTTCCTTGCCGACCACGAAGGCAGCACGGTCAGCCATACGATCGCTGAAGCCCGGCGGATCATTGCCGAGGTCAGCTCGCCGCAGGTCGAATTCCTTCTGGCCGGTGGCAACGTGGGGGTGATGGCGGCCTCCAACGAGGCGGTCAAGCGTGCCGAAATCATCATGCTGGGGGCGCTGTTCGGTTCAGTAGCGCTGTTTTGCTGGATGACCTTCCTGTCGATCCGCGCGGTGCTGTGCATTCTGGTGCCGCTGGCAATTGTCGCGATCCTGTGCAACGCCTTGATGACCATGCTCGGGATCGGCCTGAAGGTCGCCACCTTGCCGGTGATGGCGTTGGGGGTGGGCGTGGGCGTGGACTACGGCATTTATCTGTACGAGCGCATCCAGCATGAAATGTTGCGCGGATCCAACCTGCGTGAGGCGTTCTACGAGGCCATGTGCCAACGCGGCACGGCGGCGGTGTTCACGGCCGTGACCATGTCCATTGGTGTCTGCACCTGGGCCTTCGCGCCGCTGAAGTTCCAGGCGGACATGGGTGTGTTGCTGTCGTTCATGTTCCTGGTCAACGTGCTGGGGGCGATTTTCCTCTTGCCGGCGCTGGCGGCCTGGTTCAATCGCGGGCGACCGTTGGTCAGTGAACGGGCACGCCAGCACCCGGCACCACAAGGCAGGTTTGAGCTGAAAAAAAGCCCGGCTGCGCGTGATTCTCAATAG
- a CDS encoding acetaldehyde dehydrogenase (acetylating), with translation MSKKIKCALIGPGNIGTDLLYKLMRSEVLEPVWMVGIDASSEGLARARELGLKTTADGVDGLLPHVLEDQIQIAFDATSAYVHAQNSRKLNALGVLMIDLTPAAIGPYCVPPVNLKSQLGLGVMNVNMVTCGGQATIPLVAAVSSVQPVEYAEIIATAASKSVGPGTRKNIDEFTRTTASAVEKVGGAKKGKAIIIINPAEPPLMMRDTVHCLTASEPDQPAITAAIEAMIKQVQRYVPGYRLVNGPVFDGNRVSIFMEVEGLGDYLPKYAGNLDIMTAAAARTAEMFAEEILKGELVLQATAQTAHA, from the coding sequence ATGAGCAAAAAGATCAAATGCGCGCTGATCGGGCCGGGTAACATCGGCACCGACCTGCTGTACAAACTGATGCGCAGCGAAGTACTCGAACCGGTGTGGATGGTGGGCATCGACGCCTCCTCCGAAGGCCTGGCGCGGGCTCGCGAGCTGGGCCTGAAAACCACCGCCGATGGCGTCGACGGCCTGCTGCCCCATGTCCTCGAAGACCAGATCCAGATCGCCTTCGACGCCACCTCGGCCTACGTGCACGCGCAGAACTCGCGCAAGCTCAATGCCCTGGGCGTGTTGATGATCGACCTCACCCCGGCGGCCATCGGCCCGTATTGCGTACCACCCGTCAACCTCAAGTCCCAACTGGGACTGGGCGTGATGAACGTCAATATGGTCACCTGCGGCGGCCAGGCGACCATTCCGCTGGTGGCGGCGGTGTCCAGCGTGCAACCGGTGGAATACGCCGAAATCATCGCCACCGCCGCCTCCAAATCGGTCGGTCCCGGCACCCGGAAAAACATCGACGAGTTCACCCGCACCACCGCCAGCGCAGTGGAAAAGGTCGGCGGCGCGAAGAAAGGCAAGGCGATCATCATCATCAACCCTGCCGAACCACCGCTGATGATGCGCGACACCGTGCACTGCCTGACCGCCAGTGAACCCGACCAGCCGGCGATCACCGCTGCCATCGAGGCCATGATCAAGCAAGTGCAACGCTATGTGCCCGGCTACAGGCTGGTCAACGGCCCGGTGTTCGACGGCAATCGGGTGTCGATCTTCATGGAAGTCGAAGGCCTGGGCGATTACCTGCCCAAGTACGCCGGCAACCTCGACATCATGACCGCCGCCGCGGCACGCACCGCCGAGATGTTCGCCGAGGAAATCCTCAAGGGTGAACTCGTGCTGCAAGCCACCGCCCAAACCGCCCACGCATAA
- the dmpG gene encoding 4-hydroxy-2-oxovalerate aldolase: MDLRGKSITVHDMCLRDGMHPKRHQISLQQMKDIACGLDAAGVPLIEVTHGDGLGGSSVNYGFPAHTDEEYLSAVIPLMKKAKVSALLLPGIGTVDHLTMAHELGVNTIRVATHCTEADVSEQHISHARGLGMDTVGFLMMAHMNSPEGLVKQGLLMESYGANCIYLTDSAGYLLPHDVSARVAAMRAALKPETEIGFHGHHNLSMGVSNSIAAIAAGANRIDAACAGLGAGAGNTPMEVLVAVCDRMGIETGVSVFGIQDVAEDLVVPIMDFPIRSDRDALTMGYAGVYGSFLLFAKRAEKKYGVSAREILVEMGRRGMVGGQEDMIEDTAMTLARQQRQA; this comes from the coding sequence ATGGATCTTCGCGGCAAAAGCATCACCGTTCACGACATGTGCCTGCGCGACGGCATGCACCCCAAGCGTCACCAGATCAGCCTGCAGCAAATGAAGGACATCGCCTGCGGCCTCGACGCGGCCGGCGTACCGTTGATCGAAGTCACTCACGGCGATGGCCTGGGCGGCAGCTCGGTGAACTATGGCTTCCCGGCCCATACCGACGAGGAGTACCTGTCGGCGGTGATCCCGCTGATGAAAAAGGCCAAGGTCTCGGCCCTGCTGCTGCCGGGCATCGGCACCGTCGACCACCTGACGATGGCCCATGAGCTGGGGGTCAACACCATTCGCGTGGCCACCCATTGCACCGAGGCCGATGTCAGCGAACAGCACATCTCCCACGCCCGTGGCCTGGGCATGGACACCGTTGGTTTCCTGATGATGGCCCACATGAACAGCCCCGAAGGCCTGGTCAAGCAAGGCTTGCTGATGGAAAGCTACGGCGCCAACTGCATCTACCTGACCGACTCGGCGGGCTACCTGCTGCCGCACGACGTCAGCGCCCGCGTGGCGGCGATGCGCGCGGCCCTCAAGCCCGAGACCGAGATCGGCTTTCATGGCCACCACAATCTGTCGATGGGCGTGTCCAACTCCATCGCCGCGATTGCTGCCGGGGCCAACCGTATCGACGCCGCCTGCGCGGGCCTCGGCGCGGGTGCAGGCAACACGCCGATGGAAGTACTGGTAGCAGTGTGCGACCGCATGGGCATCGAGACTGGCGTCAGCGTGTTTGGCATCCAGGACGTGGCCGAGGATCTGGTGGTGCCGATCATGGACTTCCCGATCCGCAGCGACCGCGATGCCCTGACCATGGGCTACGCCGGGGTCTATGGCTCGTTCCTGTTGTTCGCCAAGCGCGCCGAGAAAAAATATGGCGTGTCGGCCCGGGAAATCCTCGTGGAAATGGGCCGTCGCGGTATGGTCGGCGGCCAGGAAGACATGATCGAAGACACCGCCATGACCCTCGCCCGTCAGCAGCGGCAGGCGTAA